From the genome of Oryza glaberrima chromosome 1, OglaRS2, whole genome shotgun sequence:
gTAATAAGTACCAATGTCAACAAAGCAAATTGCTCAGCTGATCCGtgcctatttttttattatttatatatacttaAACCACTGACTCATACTAATTCGTAAACAAGTAATCCTGCACTGCATGAGTTTCAAACTGATGGGCCGAAAGGTAAGGTACGTGCAGATGCCTTATTCATTTCCGCGGAGGAAGAAAGAGTGGTTCTCCTTCAGTTGAGTCAACCTTTACTAATCCAATTTCTACATTTCGACGGCGACGTACCTGCAGTCTAATTAGTAAACTGTAGTAGTGAGCAAATTGTACTAGAATTAATAATCCGCTTGCATCATTGCCTAGTTGCCTCTTGTCTCATCTCTCATCTCTCATCTTCTAGTTGTGGTACACAGTCTATCAATCTGCATTTGACTAGCTTGCAGCTAGCACTTGGTCTATGTCTCTCTGATTATTTCTTTTACTAATTGTTTGCTAATTAATGAATGTATGGCGGCCTGATTAGTTGTAGTAATTAGcagagaaaaattaaaataagtgtGGTAGAGCAGCATGTATGTACGTCCTGTTGCGCATGTGAAGGAATCTGTATACGTATGTATTATGCAGTGTGGATGCCATCTCTTATACTGTATTCATGAAACAGACAATAAGACAAAACTAAAAGACCCGATGTTGATCTCGATCTGTACGTACTTAATTATTGCATAGTATATGGAGCACAGTATATAGGTAAGTACAAAAGATGATGTTTATATAGGAGTAAAACACTAGCGCAGTATACTGTGgtagttaaaattaaaacgaataaggccccctttgattcaaagaaaattcatagaaattttaaaggatttaattcctataggaatttttcctatatagtcctttgaatcaaaggaatgaatcctatggaatcctataaaattcctatggaatgcctcttcccatgcaaattttgaaggaaatttaacatgaggttctacctcatgttaagaatcctttgagtctttctctctcctcaaattcttgtgtttttcctgcggctcaatcaaacggtcattcctatgtttttcctgtgttttgcaatcctctgttttatacttgtattcctattagaatcctatgtttttcctattctcccgtttttttattcctgtgattcaaagggggcctaagaAATGGACAGCACAGTGGGGGCAGGGGCAGAGAAGCAAAGCAAAGGTTCGTTTGGTGGGCCTATGCTGAAGTCGCTGCTGCTGGGGTGGGGAGTTTAAAAGAAGCAGCAGCAATCAGCAAGCAAGAAGAGGCACGCGCGCGCGATGCGAGAGCAAAGCAAAATCAGCAGCAAACTACAGTAGTAGTACAGTAATTAACAAGCAGAGGAGGCAGTAGGCATGGCGTCTGTGGTGTTGAAGGATCTGAACAAGCGGCTGCTGGGCCTctcctgctcctccgccgcctccacctccatcgtGCTCTCCGgccactcgccgccgcacctccgAGACCCAGCTCGcaccagcaacagcagcaagaagaagaaggcgaagGCGAACAAGAGCAAGCAGCAGCTGGTTAGCCCTGCAAGCTCGTCCAGGTTCCTTCTCAACTCCTCCCGGATGCAACCCAGCGCGGATGAGTTGCCGCCGCCCTTCGTCATCCCGGTTGCTgtcgcggctgcggcggaggagaaTGAGATCGTAGCTGCTGcagtggaaggaggaggaggagaagaggaaaagagagagtcATCGTcgcaggtggaggtggtggtccTGCGGGTGTCCCTGCACTGCAAGGGATGCGCGGGGAAGGTGAAGAAGCACATCTCCAAGATGGAGGGCGTCACCTCCTTGGACATCGACATCGCCACCAAGAAGGTCACCGTCGTCGGCCACGTCACGCCGCTGTCCGTGCTCACTGCCGTCTCCAAGATCAAGCCCGCACAGTTCtggcccatctcctcctcctcatcgcccatGCCTCCACGCGCCTCCGCTTCCTTCTGATTTCTCATCCACCCTGCTTACTGCTTGCTTCACCCTTAATTTTAGATTATTATGTGCACTAGTATCTGTAAGTACTACTGTATACGGAAATTTATAAAagccattttttttcatgaaatgtgAGGGGGTATCAATTCACAGATTATGAACTGCGAGAAAGTTATCGATGCATCTTAATAGCTAGTGAGAGAAATATCATCGATACAACTTACCTCGTAAATGCTCTCAAATTATACTTCAACAATTttcattttaaatataaaaaacttacTATTAGCACTAATTACGCCTAACACAACTGAACCATGGTTGGAGACCTATGATTTTGAATAGGATGAAACGAGTGTAGGTAAAAAGTACAGTCTGACGATATTTTAGATGATGTGGAACAGTAGTACTGTAGTACAATACAAATTAATATGACGTTGAATTAGTGTGAACCGAACAAATTCCTACTAGTAGCTACTAGCATATCTAACTTGAAACGAAAAGAAAGGGGAATTCTTCTTCTGTCCGCCCGGCTTAGGTAGGTGagtggagaagaaaaagaaaagataagtTCAAGTTGGAACTTATCCTGGTGCTAGCTTGTACCAcgtatcaatttttttcacgaTCTCTattagtattaattaattgaagTAATCAgtgggtggatggatggatgagcGCGTAGTACGTGTTCCTGCTAGCCACTTTCATATTCTCTGCTTTGGTTAGATACGATGCTTCCTAGATACAGTACTTACAGAGATTACTACTCCTTCCATGGCTCGCATGCATCCCCAGAGTAATCAGCGCGTTTTTTTTGCCTTCTGGCTATCAATTACAGTACATTTGTGTTTAAAAGACAGGCTAATCCCATACAGTCACAAGTCTTCtgttcagtaaaaaaaaaggtacagtGATTTTTCtgtcaaataaaaaaagtataaagaagaaaaagagaagcgACCGCATAGCGCAGTGGATTAGCGCGTCTGACTTCGGATCAGAAGGTCGTGGGTTCGACTCCCACTGTGGtcgttttctttttaaatttttgggccttttttttttggttttggtggGGCCCCCCTTTTGTTGGGGCCCAAGAAGGGCCTTGTTGAGCTTAGCTAACGCAAAGGTCAATCCCACGACTCGACTAGTCAGTCTCTGCTCGATGCGATTCCGCTTCGCAccccgccgctgcgccgccgccgccgccgcctccgcctccgaggTATTTCTATATGCTTCATAATATATGGAGTACCTTCAGCTGCTACTGCCTACTACTATTACTAATAATAATGTTTTGGAATTCaaaggggggcggcggcggcggcgactgcgacTGCTCTGTATTCCTGCGTTGGCTGCGCAGCAAGTCTGGAACCCACATTTCTTCTGTATTATCTCTCGGAACCTCCTCTGCCTTTGGAAGGtcattctcattctcattctctCCCTTAATTTGTTCTCTTAATTTCTACTACTACATAATAATCTGTTACTAGCTGCTAGCTTTTTTTGTCCATTCAGGTCATTATTTGCATCGGAGCCCATTCAAGAGGGGGACTGTATAATGCAAGTTCCTTACCATGTTGTATGTTCCTATAATAACAATACTTCCTTCCCCCTCATCAGCTCTGCTACAACCAATCTCATCCTTTCTACCACATCTATATTGTCTCTATGTATGTGCAGCAGCTTACCCTTGATAAACTTCCTCAAAAGTTTAACACCTTACTTGACCATGCTGTTGGAGATACATCTAAGCTTGCTGCGCTCCTCATCATGGAGCAACACTTGGGAAATGTACCTCCTTCTCTCTACTCTCTACtatttcccctcccctcccctcctcacaTATCATTCTCAAGAAAGAGGCTTCCTTTTATGATGTAGGAATCAGGATGGGCgccgtatattaaatctcttcCCACCAAGGATCAGATGCATAACATGGTATTTCAATATGCTTAACTTGGGGCCTGATTGTTTTACCTTTTCTGTTCTCAAATCTGCATATCCCAGTTTTTGAGTTTTATATGCATTTCCAACAGAGATTTGATGCACCAAAATCTCTACTTTGCTCTAGGTGCTCTGGGATCTAAATGAGCTCCATGCGGTCCAAAACAGCTCAATTTATGATGAAGCCATTGAACACAAGGAACAAGCTAAAAAGGAATTTTTGGCACTGAAGCCAGTTTGTACCCTCCTTTTCTCTATCTATGCACGCAATATGCACATCCAATCTATCCTTCCTTTTCCACCAATCTCATTTTTATCCTTTTCATATGCAAGGCTCTTGACCATTTCCCACATTTGTTTGGAGAAGTTAAATTGGGGGATTTC
Proteins encoded in this window:
- the LOC127770312 gene encoding protein SODIUM POTASSIUM ROOT DEFECTIVE 3-like; this translates as MASVVLKDLNKRLLGLSCSSAASTSIVLSGHSPPHLRDPARTSNSSKKKKAKANKSKQQLVSPASSSRFLLNSSRMQPSADELPPPFVIPVAVAAAAEENEIVAAAVEGGGGEEEKRESSSQVEVVVLRVSLHCKGCAGKVKKHISKMEGVTSLDIDIATKKVTVVGHVTPLSVLTAVSKIKPAQFWPISSSSSPMPPRASASF